The Euwallacea similis isolate ESF13 chromosome 7, ESF131.1, whole genome shotgun sequence genome has a window encoding:
- the RhoGAP19D gene encoding rho GTPase-activating protein 23 isoform X2: MQVFSDSNNVHENYLAAWQNSKNINATGIVAVPRGSKGPRSLYLRRYGNSFGFTLRHFIVYPPESIGDDDGRHAACGALNAPMDTIFVKDVRERSPAKQAGLQRGDRIVAVNNIVTAGRTYQQVVQLISNSPEYLHLLVVPKEEDVLQRFFPDTAYNPLSNQTVPYQEPLPLDRVSAKQILTQRIAQQRAIGPQEFRVDAASWRYLHQPYFHEYPGYYPQGALLQARPVRSNRQDFSRVAHQRSAESVLDSRSNQQEIYAEIHQPNEVQYRQKSRAQPQVPLYRKMGRRASEGSNLLSSSEYSGPTSLNSEGGSSEYYSMKAMHNEPYYLPSNGERLNMGIPDGGCRLRSSDVATRRESTSSLASSIADSSKDSITSFGSNSTLTGHEIDDSARISRVRQSVRQKEEFLRTPVLREFHSRPKKLGRPVWPPIEPIRSDKQSKPLILGSVHGKNDEHGAQGGATFNGGVPDFAMPPADAHSPMGKRGANQGVREAETAPSFEPADVNETARQTVAEVRRSVINYILAYLLPMMNPIFQNVQKKAKEFENYPEDTRTHFSRSELARLTKKVLLPNVTERAHEYEVKTNTNERKEVTNEEQRKPVELPEQPTSLPPTSTSSAAISVLKRIQRDSRSLDSSGSNSSIYEPLTSLTRQRLSGNVLISSGSKYIHCPPPGTEPKTTDVPSNNEPQQFRARSNSAESWTTAIGDKDSITATPPPQTPIFFPALSCPSPLIPESVLQIQAPPQFPPPAISVTPPRPHTLDLDQPERPARGHFKLTSDGSSSNIEPIVVKRRLQNRLGYDDRAKRPESYLRATKNDQNSFGSDYSDYEEVTPQVLRNRYRKWHPSPFHGDIEQLRKMFEDAASSKGGSGSGNSSNSSLDRDKTTSSPGTGFKKEFGVIREGLVNCKILEVDGKRAADRSWKQVTMILKGPKLFLFKDKHQSPLGSSDISLDQSLASGVDMRTSAVRVAGDYTKRKNVLRMSTVKPCRSEFLIQAESSEDFADWVKTLQQQVAVSTDAELDHSGSTQQAVPQLHPASTTIQVQGSHLSPQPSAKNGKSSSSSRNRSPTGQSPVSKTRKPSHQENLVAMTSPKSKTWRGRVAKQFKKFNQGASSPCSPTAPDGSTFGVPIEHCITSHQNSYLPRFVEVCTDIIDEKGLQVIGIYRVPGNNASMTALSEEINRNFDEVPLDDPRWNDLHVVSSLLKAFLRKMPESLVTSALYPHFIKADKIEDHKLRLEELRKLVRNLPKHNYHTLKHVIRHLKRVADNSDANRMEAKNLAIVFGPTIVRPESETMESMVTNMTNQCKIVESLIANADWFFPETDNEAVLVPLAVPDYCDDFEMNNHQALLNNISKYEALKDQKEKNGALLSSLFTAAHRKVMRKPSRTHHHESIKDEPTTPTNQRTFDHFGIISEADKTSDRGMESGKINSIPPSTDSIEVPNENKQQSAAEKNSWFNYKTDQSDFSRRIELFKKETEAMLQKPRITEISVDPRGPLSSSASNVNTTSRLVVKPHHDYLLTKTHSATNVFSRPIPSLNRNSLNSMDPTQYSTSSEVTRHSYGAVTNNSVGTRAQGDLSSSFDTSRYGIRRGSSVENMNSSALDLNSNGGLKKTKFESENDGQRRGSLDSLHKLPTDDESLLSTMTKLIDQKLKEKSTDDIPYVDEPSPEKPPTRAINEIKESKPKTNDLYKNPSLHKSQYSSLKLFKPTLDQRKELKNELTEKEEDTKALESDVPDNERHISLTLIAQSRAGSKLRRSESLNKPERTITPISGKVRRSESLKRSDSLTKTEKTESNINKRREILASGRRLKESTKNKRKNGMPDRSIKRRHTVGGTKDPDKVTYLMDTNRNQENDPNIENNKDKGIRTSSPDLSSTRRERFLFEINLIGPDNMVVALRQHLIGSRPQSFPESNVFKMPLESHV, encoded by the exons ATGCAAGTATTTAGTGACAGTAATAACGTGCATGAAAACTATCTCGCTGCCTGGCAAAATAGTAAAAAC ATCAATGCAACCGGTATAGTAGCAGTTCCCCGAGGGAGCAAAGGTCCTAGAAGTCTCTATCTGCGACGCTATGGGAACAGCTTCGGGTTCACCCTTAGGCATTTCATCGTATACCCCCCGGAGTCTATAGGC GACGACGATGGCAGACATGCAGCCTGCGGGGCGCTCAACGCGCCTATGGACACCATCTTCGTAAAAGATGTCCGCGAAAGAAGCCCGGCCAAACAGGCAGGTCTCCAACGAGGCGATCGGATAGTAGCGGTCAACAATATCGTCACTGCTGGAAGAACTTACCAGCAAGTGGTGCAACTTATCAGCAACAGCCCTGAATATCTTCATCTACTTGTCGTACCAAAAGAGGAAGACGTACTCCAAAGG tttttcccGGACACGGCATACAATCCCTTATCTAACCAAACAGTGCCCTATCAAGAACCACTACCTCTCGATAGGGTGAGCGCCAAGCAGATTCTCACTCAGAGAATTGCGCAACAGAGGGCAATAGGTCCGCAGGAGTTTCGTGTCGACGCCGCCTCTTGGCGCTACCTGCACCAGCCGTACTTTCACGAGTACCCCGGCTATTATCCGCAGGGGGCGTTGTTGCAGGCGAGGCCGGTGCGCTCGAATAGGCAAGATTTCTCCAGAGTCGCGCATCAGCGCAGCGCAGAGAGTGTCCTTGATTCTAGGAGCAATCAGCAGGAAATTTACGCGGAGATACACCAGCCAAATGAG GTACAATATCGTCAGAAATCACGGGCACAACCCCAGGTGCCTCTCTATCGCAAAATGGGCCGCCGAGCGAGCGAGGGCAGTAACTTGTTATCAAGTTCCGAGTACAGTGGTCCCACTTCGCTGAACTCCGAAGGCGGCAGCTCTGAATATTACAGCATGAAAGCAATGCATAATGAGCCCTATTACTTGCCATCAAATGGCGAGAGGCTGAATATGGGGATTCCCGATGGCGGGTGCAGATTGCGGAGTTCGGATGTTGCGACGAGGAGAGAAAGCACCAGCTCACTCGCCTCATCCATTGCGGACA gtAGCAAAGACAGTATAACCTCGTTCGGATCAAATTCGACCCTAACGGGACACGAAATCGACGACTCGGCGCGGATATCGCGAGTGCGACAAAGTGTACGACAGAAAGAAGAGTTTTTACGGACACCCGTGCTGCGTGAGTTCCATAGCCGTCCGAAGAAACTCGGTCGACCTGTTTGGCCACCAATCGAACCGATTCGGTCCGATAAACAGTCGAAACCATTAATACTTGGTTCAGTGCACGGGAAAAATGACGAACACGGTGCTCAAGGTGGGGCCACGTTCAATGGGGGCGTTCCCGACTTTGCCATGCCCCCGGCAGATGCTCATTCGCCAATGGGGAAAAGAGGTGCAAACCAGGGTGTGCGCGAAGCAGAGACCGCACCCTCTTTCGAACCAGCAGACGTCAACGAGACTGCGCGGCAGACTGTGGCGGAAGTCAGGAG GAgtgtaattaattatattttggCGTATTTGTTGCCCAT gaTGAATCCCATTTTCCAAAACGTCCAAAAGAAGGCCAAGGAGTTCGAGAACTATCCAGAAGATACGCGAACGCACTTTTCACGCAGTGAATTGGCCCGATTGACGAAAAAAGTGCTCCTTCCGAACGTTACTGAACGAGCGCACGAATATGAAGTAAAAACCAATACTAACGAGCGGAAAGAGGTCACCAATGAAGAGCAGCGCAAACCAGTTGAGCTGCCTGAGCAGCCGACAAGTCTTCCGCCTACTTCGACGTCGAGCGCGGCGATTTCGGTACTGAAGAGGATTCAGAGGGATAGTCGGTCGCTGGACAGTTCAG GTAGCAACAGTAGCATCTACGAGCCGCTAACCAGTCTGACCAGGCAGAGACTCTCCGGAAATGTGCTAATTTCCAGTGGGAGCAAATACATTCATTGTCCACCACCTGGAACCGAACCTAAGACTACAG ATGTTCCCTCAAATAATGAACCTCAGCAATTCAGAGCCAGATCCAACTCCGCCGAGTCGTGGACAACTGCGATTGGAGATAAAG ACTCGATAACCGCCACTCCACCGCCCCAAACGCCGATTTTCTTCCCCGCCCTTTCATGTCCCTCCCCACTTATCCCCGAGTCCGTTCTACAGATCCAAGCGCCGCCTCAATTCCCCCCTCCCGCTATCTCGGTGACCCCTCCGCGACCCCACACTCTGGACTTGGATCAACCGGAGAGGCCCGCCAGAGGGCACTTTAAATTGACATCTGACGGTTCGTCCT CTAACATCGAGCCTATTGTCGTTAAGCGAAGATTACAGAACAGACTCG GTTATGATGATAGAGCTAAAAGGCCTGAGTCGTACCTTAGGGCCACCAAAAATGATCAGAATTCATTTGGCAGCGACTATAGCGATTACGAGGAGGTAACGCCCCAAGTTCTCAGAAA CCGGTATAGGAAATGGCATCCCTCCCCGTTCCACGGGGACATCGAGCAGCTGCGCAAAATGTTCGAGGACGCCGCCTCATCTAAGGG CGGCAGCGGCAGCGGAAATAGCAGCAACAGTTCTCTGGATAGGGACAAGACGACCTCCAGTCCGGGAACCGGGTTCAAGAAAGAGTTTGGGGTGATTCGTGAGGGACTTGTCAACTGCAAGATTTTGGAAGTCGATGGAAAG CGTGCAGCCGATAGGTCTTGGAAGCAGGTGACCATGATCCTGAAGGGTCCGAAATTGTTCCTTTTCAAAGATAAGCATCAG agcCCTCTTGGTTCTTCAGACATCTCCCTGGACCAATCGTTGGCCTCCGGAGTAGACATGCGCACCAGTGCGGTGCGTGTAGCGGGCGATTACACCAAACGAAAGAACGTTTTACGCATGTCCACGGTAAAGCCCTGCAGATCCGAATTTCTGATACAGGCGGAGAGCAGTGAAGATTTCGCTGACTGGGTGAAGACATTGCAGCAGCAAGTGGCTGTTAGTACTGATGCCGAACTG GACCATTCCGGTAGCACACAACAAGCCGTCCCACAATTACATCCAGCGTCAACAACAATCCAAGTCCAAGGCAGTCATTTGTCGCCTCAACCATCGGCCAAAAATGGGAAATCATCGAGTTCCAGTCGGAATAGGTCTCCGACAGGCCAGTCACCT gtCAGCAAGACCAGGAAACCCTCACACCAAGAGAACTTGGTTGCTATGACCAGCCCGAAAAGCAAAACGTGGAGGGGAAGAGTGGCAAAACAGTTCAAGAAGTTCAACCAAGGGGCGAGTTCACCATGTTCGCCCACTGCACCTGATGG ATCGACTTTCGGTGTTCCGATCGAGCACTGCATCACCTCCCAccaaaatagttatttaccgCGTTTCGTCGAGGTGTGTACCGACATAATCGACGAAAAGGGTCTCCAAGTGATCGGCATATACAGGGTACCCGGCAATAACGCCTCCATGACTGCTCTCTCCGAGGAGATTAACCGCAACTTCGACGAAGTTCCGCTGGACGATCCGCGATGGAACGACCTCCATGTGGTCAGCAGTCTATTGAAGGCGTTTCTAAGGAAGATGCCCGAAAGTTTGGTTACTTCGGCACTGTATCCCCACTTTATTAAG GCTGACAAAATCGAAGACCATAAATTAAGGTTAGAGGAACTGAGAAAACTAGTGCGAAATTTGCCAAAACACAATTATCACACTCTGAAACACGTGATCAGGCACCTGAAGCGGGTGGCTGATAATTCGGACGCAAACAGGATGGAGGCCAAAAACCTGGCGATAGTGTTTGGTCCAACTATAGTCAGGCCGGAAAGCGAGACGATGGAAAGCATGGTGACTAACATGACCAATCAGTGCAAAATTGTGGAAAGTTTAATCGCCAAT GCTGATTGGTTCTTCCCAGAAACCGACAATGAGGCTGTTCTGGTGCCTTTAGCCGTCCCTGATTACTGCGATGACTTTGAAATGAACAACCATCAGGcattattgaataatattaGCAAATATGAAg CTTTAAAAGATCAAAAGGAAAAGAACGGAGCCCTTCTTTCATCTTTATTTACGGCTGCTCATAGAAAAGTGATGCGAAAACCCTCGAGAACACACCATCATGAATCGATTAAAGACGAGCCCACTACTCCGACTAATCAAAGGACCTTTGACCATTTCGGCATCATAAGTGAGGCGGATAAG ACGTCCGATCGAGGAATGGAAAGTGGCAAAATCAACTCAATTCCGCCTTCGACAGATAGCATAGAAGTTccgaatgaaaataaacaacaatCAGCGGCAGAGAAAAATTCGTGGTTCAACTACAAAACTGACCAATCCGATTTTTCTAGGCGGATCGAGTTATTTAAGAAGGAGACAGAGGCGATGTTACAGAAACCCAGGATAACTGAAATATCTGTGG ATCCGCGTGGTCCTCTAAGTTCCTCGGCAAGCAACGTAAACACCACTTCGCGTCTTGTAGTCAAACCGCATCACGATTACCTACTGACCAAAACGCACTCGGCCACCAATGTTTTTTCTCGCCCTATTCCCTCACTTAACCGCAACAGTCTAAACTCCATGGACCCTACGCAATACAGCACTAGTAGTGAAGTCACCCGGCATTCTTACGGCGCCGTGACCAATAACAGCGTTGGTACCAGAGCACAGGGTGACCTCAGTAGTAGTTTCGACACCTCCAGGTACGGAATCAGGAGGGGGAGCTCAGTAGAGAACATGAACTCAAGTGCGTTGGATTTGAACTCAAACGGAGGTTTGAAGAAGACTAAATTTGAGAGTGAG AACGACGGTCAAAGAAGAGGCTCCCTGGATTCGTTACACAAATTACCCACGGATGACG AATCCCTCCTGAGCACGATGACGAAACTCATAGATCAAAAACTGAAGGAGAAATCAACGGATGACATCCCGTACGTAGACGAACCGTCTCCCGAGAAGCCACCAACAAGAGCGATCAATGAGATCAAGGAGAGCAAACCAAAAACTAACGATCTCTACAAAAATCCCAGCCTGCATAAAAGCCAATATTCATCACTTAAGCTATTCAAACCGACGCTGGACCAAAgaaaagaactgaaaaacGAACTAACTGAGAAAGAAGAGGACACTAAAGCATTAGAGAGTGACGTGCCCGACAACGAGAGACACATATCTCTTACTCTAATTGCTCAAAGTAGAGCCGGTTCGAAACTGAGACGTTCTGAATCGCTAAATAAGCCTGAACGAACAATCACTCCGATCAGCGGCAAAGTCAGACGCAGCGAGAGTCTGAAACGATCAGATAGTTTGACCAAAACAGAGAAAACCGAAAGCAACATCAACAAAAGAAGGGAGATATTGGCGTCAGGGAGACGGTTGAAGGAATCGACAAAAAATAAGCGCAAAAACGGAATGCCCGATCGCTCGATCAAAAGGAGACACACGGTGGGGGGCACCAAGGACCCGGACAAAGTCACTTACTTGATGGACACCAACAGAAACCAGGAAAATGACCCCAACATCGAGAACAACAAAGACAAAGGGATTAGGACGAGTTCGCCGGACTTGAGTTCAACGCGCAGAGAGCGCTTTCTGTTCGAAATTAACCTGATTGGTCCGGATAACATGGTGGTTGCGCTACGGCAACACCTGATTGGCTCGAGGCCGCAGAGTTTCCCGGAATCGAACGTGTTCAAGATGCCTCTGGAATCTCATGTGTGA
- the RhoGAP19D gene encoding rho GTPase-activating protein 21 isoform X12: MEENDDPSSDVPNAHKSQEILQRAQETQADRRFPINATGIVAVPRGSKGPRSLYLRRYGNSFGFTLRHFIVYPPESIGDDDGRHAACGALNAPMDTIFVKDVRERSPAKQAGLQRGDRIVAVNNIVTAGRTYQQVVQLISNSPEYLHLLVVPKEEDVLQRFFPDTAYNPLSNQTVPYQEPLPLDRVSAKQILTQRIAQQRAIGPQEFRVDAASWRYLHQPYFHEYPGYYPQGALLQARPVRSNRQDFSRVAHQRSAESVLDSRSNQQEIYAEIHQPNEVQYRQKSRAQPQVPLYRKMGRRASEGSNLLSSSEYSGPTSLNSEGGSSEYYSMKAMHNEPYYLPSNGERLNMGIPDGGCRLRSSDVATRRESTSSLASSIADSSKDSITSFGSNSTLTGHEIDDSARISRVRQSVRQKEEFLRTPVLREFHSRPKKLGRPVWPPIEPIRSDKQSKPLILGSVHGKNDEHGAQGGATFNGGVPDFAMPPADAHSPMGKRGANQGVREAETAPSFEPADVNETARQTVAEVRRSVINYILAYLLPMMNPIFQNVQKKAKEFENYPEDTRTHFSRSELARLTKKVLLPNVTERAHEYEVKTNTNERKEVTNEEQRKPVELPEQPTSLPPTSTSSAAISVLKRIQRDSRSLDSSGSNSSIYEPLTSLTRQRLSGNVLISSGSKYIHCPPPGTEPKTTDVPSNNEPQQFRARSNSAESWTTAIGDKDSITATPPPQTPIFFPALSCPSPLIPESVLQIQAPPQFPPPAISVTPPRPHTLDLDQPERPARGHFKLTSDGSSSNIEPIVVKRRLQNRLGYDDRAKRPESYLRATKNDQNSFGSDYSDYEEVTPQVLRNRYRKWHPSPFHGDIEQLRKMFEDAASSKGGSGSGNSSNSSLDRDKTTSSPGTGFKKEFGVIREGLVNCKILEVDGKRAADRSWKQVTMILKGPKLFLFKDKHQSPLGSSDISLDQSLASGVDMRTSAVRVAGDYTKRKNVLRMSTVKPCRSEFLIQAESSEDFADWVKTLQQQVAVSTDAELDHSGSTQQAVPQLHPASTTIQVQGSHLSPQPSAKNGKSSSSSRNRSPTGQSPVSKTRKPSHQENLVAMTSPKSKTWRGRVAKQFKKFNQGASSPCSPTAPDGSTFGVPIEHCITSHQNSYLPRFVEVCTDIIDEKGLQVIGIYRVPGNNASMTALSEEINRNFDEVPLDDPRWNDLHVVSSLLKAFLRKMPESLVTSALYPHFIKADKIEDHKLRLEELRKLVRNLPKHNYHTLKHVIRHLKRVADNSDANRMEAKNLAIVFGPTIVRPESETMESMVTNMTNQCKIVESLIANADWFFPETDNEAVLVPLAVPDYCDDFEMNNHQALLNNISKYEALKDQKEKNGALLSSLFTAAHRKVMRKPSRTHHHESIKDEPTTPTNQRTFDHFGIISEADKTSDRGMESGKINSIPPSTDSIEVPNENKQQSAAEKNSWFNYKTDQSDFSRRIELFKKETEAMLQKPRITEISVDPRGPLSSSASNVNTTSRLVVKPHHDYLLTKTHSATNVFSRPIPSLNRNSLNSMDPTQYSTSSEVTRHSYGAVTNNSVGTRAQGDLSSSFDTSRYGIRRGSSVENMNSSALDLNSNGGLKKTKFESENDGQRRGSLDSLHKLPTDDGANAQNLAPIPGWRPVRPPSAAPQRPPRTRQLYNRL, translated from the exons ATCAATGCAACCGGTATAGTAGCAGTTCCCCGAGGGAGCAAAGGTCCTAGAAGTCTCTATCTGCGACGCTATGGGAACAGCTTCGGGTTCACCCTTAGGCATTTCATCGTATACCCCCCGGAGTCTATAGGC GACGACGATGGCAGACATGCAGCCTGCGGGGCGCTCAACGCGCCTATGGACACCATCTTCGTAAAAGATGTCCGCGAAAGAAGCCCGGCCAAACAGGCAGGTCTCCAACGAGGCGATCGGATAGTAGCGGTCAACAATATCGTCACTGCTGGAAGAACTTACCAGCAAGTGGTGCAACTTATCAGCAACAGCCCTGAATATCTTCATCTACTTGTCGTACCAAAAGAGGAAGACGTACTCCAAAGG tttttcccGGACACGGCATACAATCCCTTATCTAACCAAACAGTGCCCTATCAAGAACCACTACCTCTCGATAGGGTGAGCGCCAAGCAGATTCTCACTCAGAGAATTGCGCAACAGAGGGCAATAGGTCCGCAGGAGTTTCGTGTCGACGCCGCCTCTTGGCGCTACCTGCACCAGCCGTACTTTCACGAGTACCCCGGCTATTATCCGCAGGGGGCGTTGTTGCAGGCGAGGCCGGTGCGCTCGAATAGGCAAGATTTCTCCAGAGTCGCGCATCAGCGCAGCGCAGAGAGTGTCCTTGATTCTAGGAGCAATCAGCAGGAAATTTACGCGGAGATACACCAGCCAAATGAG GTACAATATCGTCAGAAATCACGGGCACAACCCCAGGTGCCTCTCTATCGCAAAATGGGCCGCCGAGCGAGCGAGGGCAGTAACTTGTTATCAAGTTCCGAGTACAGTGGTCCCACTTCGCTGAACTCCGAAGGCGGCAGCTCTGAATATTACAGCATGAAAGCAATGCATAATGAGCCCTATTACTTGCCATCAAATGGCGAGAGGCTGAATATGGGGATTCCCGATGGCGGGTGCAGATTGCGGAGTTCGGATGTTGCGACGAGGAGAGAAAGCACCAGCTCACTCGCCTCATCCATTGCGGACA gtAGCAAAGACAGTATAACCTCGTTCGGATCAAATTCGACCCTAACGGGACACGAAATCGACGACTCGGCGCGGATATCGCGAGTGCGACAAAGTGTACGACAGAAAGAAGAGTTTTTACGGACACCCGTGCTGCGTGAGTTCCATAGCCGTCCGAAGAAACTCGGTCGACCTGTTTGGCCACCAATCGAACCGATTCGGTCCGATAAACAGTCGAAACCATTAATACTTGGTTCAGTGCACGGGAAAAATGACGAACACGGTGCTCAAGGTGGGGCCACGTTCAATGGGGGCGTTCCCGACTTTGCCATGCCCCCGGCAGATGCTCATTCGCCAATGGGGAAAAGAGGTGCAAACCAGGGTGTGCGCGAAGCAGAGACCGCACCCTCTTTCGAACCAGCAGACGTCAACGAGACTGCGCGGCAGACTGTGGCGGAAGTCAGGAG GAgtgtaattaattatattttggCGTATTTGTTGCCCAT gaTGAATCCCATTTTCCAAAACGTCCAAAAGAAGGCCAAGGAGTTCGAGAACTATCCAGAAGATACGCGAACGCACTTTTCACGCAGTGAATTGGCCCGATTGACGAAAAAAGTGCTCCTTCCGAACGTTACTGAACGAGCGCACGAATATGAAGTAAAAACCAATACTAACGAGCGGAAAGAGGTCACCAATGAAGAGCAGCGCAAACCAGTTGAGCTGCCTGAGCAGCCGACAAGTCTTCCGCCTACTTCGACGTCGAGCGCGGCGATTTCGGTACTGAAGAGGATTCAGAGGGATAGTCGGTCGCTGGACAGTTCAG GTAGCAACAGTAGCATCTACGAGCCGCTAACCAGTCTGACCAGGCAGAGACTCTCCGGAAATGTGCTAATTTCCAGTGGGAGCAAATACATTCATTGTCCACCACCTGGAACCGAACCTAAGACTACAG ATGTTCCCTCAAATAATGAACCTCAGCAATTCAGAGCCAGATCCAACTCCGCCGAGTCGTGGACAACTGCGATTGGAGATAAAG ACTCGATAACCGCCACTCCACCGCCCCAAACGCCGATTTTCTTCCCCGCCCTTTCATGTCCCTCCCCACTTATCCCCGAGTCCGTTCTACAGATCCAAGCGCCGCCTCAATTCCCCCCTCCCGCTATCTCGGTGACCCCTCCGCGACCCCACACTCTGGACTTGGATCAACCGGAGAGGCCCGCCAGAGGGCACTTTAAATTGACATCTGACGGTTCGTCCT CTAACATCGAGCCTATTGTCGTTAAGCGAAGATTACAGAACAGACTCG GTTATGATGATAGAGCTAAAAGGCCTGAGTCGTACCTTAGGGCCACCAAAAATGATCAGAATTCATTTGGCAGCGACTATAGCGATTACGAGGAGGTAACGCCCCAAGTTCTCAGAAA CCGGTATAGGAAATGGCATCCCTCCCCGTTCCACGGGGACATCGAGCAGCTGCGCAAAATGTTCGAGGACGCCGCCTCATCTAAGGG CGGCAGCGGCAGCGGAAATAGCAGCAACAGTTCTCTGGATAGGGACAAGACGACCTCCAGTCCGGGAACCGGGTTCAAGAAAGAGTTTGGGGTGATTCGTGAGGGACTTGTCAACTGCAAGATTTTGGAAGTCGATGGAAAG CGTGCAGCCGATAGGTCTTGGAAGCAGGTGACCATGATCCTGAAGGGTCCGAAATTGTTCCTTTTCAAAGATAAGCATCAG agcCCTCTTGGTTCTTCAGACATCTCCCTGGACCAATCGTTGGCCTCCGGAGTAGACATGCGCACCAGTGCGGTGCGTGTAGCGGGCGATTACACCAAACGAAAGAACGTTTTACGCATGTCCACGGTAAAGCCCTGCAGATCCGAATTTCTGATACAGGCGGAGAGCAGTGAAGATTTCGCTGACTGGGTGAAGACATTGCAGCAGCAAGTGGCTGTTAGTACTGATGCCGAACTG GACCATTCCGGTAGCACACAACAAGCCGTCCCACAATTACATCCAGCGTCAACAACAATCCAAGTCCAAGGCAGTCATTTGTCGCCTCAACCATCGGCCAAAAATGGGAAATCATCGAGTTCCAGTCGGAATAGGTCTCCGACAGGCCAGTCACCT gtCAGCAAGACCAGGAAACCCTCACACCAAGAGAACTTGGTTGCTATGACCAGCCCGAAAAGCAAAACGTGGAGGGGAAGAGTGGCAAAACAGTTCAAGAAGTTCAACCAAGGGGCGAGTTCACCATGTTCGCCCACTGCACCTGATGG ATCGACTTTCGGTGTTCCGATCGAGCACTGCATCACCTCCCAccaaaatagttatttaccgCGTTTCGTCGAGGTGTGTACCGACATAATCGACGAAAAGGGTCTCCAAGTGATCGGCATATACAGGGTACCCGGCAATAACGCCTCCATGACTGCTCTCTCCGAGGAGATTAACCGCAACTTCGACGAAGTTCCGCTGGACGATCCGCGATGGAACGACCTCCATGTGGTCAGCAGTCTATTGAAGGCGTTTCTAAGGAAGATGCCCGAAAGTTTGGTTACTTCGGCACTGTATCCCCACTTTATTAAG GCTGACAAAATCGAAGACCATAAATTAAGGTTAGAGGAACTGAGAAAACTAGTGCGAAATTTGCCAAAACACAATTATCACACTCTGAAACACGTGATCAGGCACCTGAAGCGGGTGGCTGATAATTCGGACGCAAACAGGATGGAGGCCAAAAACCTGGCGATAGTGTTTGGTCCAACTATAGTCAGGCCGGAAAGCGAGACGATGGAAAGCATGGTGACTAACATGACCAATCAGTGCAAAATTGTGGAAAGTTTAATCGCCAAT GCTGATTGGTTCTTCCCAGAAACCGACAATGAGGCTGTTCTGGTGCCTTTAGCCGTCCCTGATTACTGCGATGACTTTGAAATGAACAACCATCAGGcattattgaataatattaGCAAATATGAAg CTTTAAAAGATCAAAAGGAAAAGAACGGAGCCCTTCTTTCATCTTTATTTACGGCTGCTCATAGAAAAGTGATGCGAAAACCCTCGAGAACACACCATCATGAATCGATTAAAGACGAGCCCACTACTCCGACTAATCAAAGGACCTTTGACCATTTCGGCATCATAAGTGAGGCGGATAAG ACGTCCGATCGAGGAATGGAAAGTGGCAAAATCAACTCAATTCCGCCTTCGACAGATAGCATAGAAGTTccgaatgaaaataaacaacaatCAGCGGCAGAGAAAAATTCGTGGTTCAACTACAAAACTGACCAATCCGATTTTTCTAGGCGGATCGAGTTATTTAAGAAGGAGACAGAGGCGATGTTACAGAAACCCAGGATAACTGAAATATCTGTGG ATCCGCGTGGTCCTCTAAGTTCCTCGGCAAGCAACGTAAACACCACTTCGCGTCTTGTAGTCAAACCGCATCACGATTACCTACTGACCAAAACGCACTCGGCCACCAATGTTTTTTCTCGCCCTATTCCCTCACTTAACCGCAACAGTCTAAACTCCATGGACCCTACGCAATACAGCACTAGTAGTGAAGTCACCCGGCATTCTTACGGCGCCGTGACCAATAACAGCGTTGGTACCAGAGCACAGGGTGACCTCAGTAGTAGTTTCGACACCTCCAGGTACGGAATCAGGAGGGGGAGCTCAGTAGAGAACATGAACTCAAGTGCGTTGGATTTGAACTCAAACGGAGGTTTGAAGAAGACTAAATTTGAGAGTGAG AACGACGGTCAAAGAAGAGGCTCCCTGGATTCGTTACACAAATTACCCACGGATGACG GCGCAAATGCTCAAAACTTGGCACCGATCCCCGGTTGGAGGCCTGTGCGGCCTCCCTCGGCGGCACCGCAAAGACCTCCCCGAACCCGACAATTATACAATCGTCTCTAA